Proteins from a genomic interval of Chroococcidiopsis thermalis PCC 7203:
- a CDS encoding DUF1816 domain-containing protein: MRLLDRIKQAFAGFRVVQETDWWVEIITTKPRCTYYFGPFSTHDEAKAAYPGYVEDLDSEGAQGITIVIKRCQPTELTICAEEEMQAD; encoded by the coding sequence ATGAGATTACTAGATCGAATCAAACAAGCATTCGCTGGGTTTAGGGTGGTGCAGGAAACTGATTGGTGGGTAGAAATTATCACGACAAAGCCACGCTGCACTTACTATTTTGGACCTTTTTCAACGCACGATGAAGCAAAAGCAGCTTATCCTGGTTACGTTGAAGACCTTGATAGTGAGGGAGCGCAAGGAATTACAATTGTTATCAAGCGCTGCCAACCCACGGAGTTAACCATTTGCGCCGAAGAGGAAATGCAGGCTGATTAG
- a CDS encoding TonB-dependent siderophore receptor, with protein sequence MHLVSCVGLAGIAVAIVAQPVRADVVKVTSVEIQPTASGTEIVLKTTSNESLQVFTSSFGKTFVANVVNTQLQISDRNNLRQINPVKGIAAVTVSETGANSLRVVVTGETELPKVRVRQSENGLVLSATTSTTAATQPPAAPAAPPASETQPQVTTPQSEVPPTEGEVQQLTTQRDEESEIVVTGERETGYRVPNSTTATKTDTPIRDVPGNIQVIPREVIEDQGAVRINDVLRNVSGVNFSTDAGGRSPTYNVRGFEAIQFKNGLREDRQFNTRTYPETANIEQIEVLKGPASVLFGQAQPGGIINFTTKRPLPEPFYQIDFTAGSYDFYRPTLDFSGPLNSDGTLAYRLNAAYEHAESFRDFVSTERYFIAPVVSWRISPNTSLTFEGEYLRDRRPIDRGLVAVGDEVADIPLSRFLGDPSYEQEMDEFRTYLYLDHRFSENLSLRTALRYTSSKEIYNSVEANELEADDRTLLLARYFGGQYYETYTLQNDLTWKFNTGAIAHTLLFGVELARQTGRYFEDATAAESPSIDIFDPDYESVFDFPFSLEPDPAYNGGKLSSDTIAFYLQDQIAFTDNLKLVLGGRFDSFDSEERYPGDPTLNVDTEASEFSPRVGIVYQPIQPISLYANYSRAFIPQTGRLTGGGAVEPEIGEQYEVGVKGEFLDGRLASTLAFYDITKSNVLTDDANNPDPDFSIQVGEQQSKGFEFDVSGEILPGWNVIASYAYTDAEISADNTYVVGNRLNNVPFNTASLWTKYTIQSGSLAGLGFGAGIFYVDSRAGDLDNSFTVPDFTRVDAAIYYERDNFKAALNFKNLFDVEYFEGVQSRTQAIPGAPFTVQGTVSWQF encoded by the coding sequence ATGCATTTGGTCAGTTGTGTGGGACTGGCTGGAATTGCTGTGGCTATTGTGGCACAGCCAGTAAGAGCCGATGTAGTCAAGGTAACATCTGTAGAAATTCAACCGACAGCATCAGGAACAGAAATTGTCTTAAAAACAACGAGTAACGAATCGCTGCAAGTTTTTACATCTAGTTTTGGTAAAACTTTTGTTGCTAATGTTGTCAATACTCAATTACAAATTTCAGATAGAAATAATCTGCGACAAATAAACCCTGTAAAGGGCATTGCAGCGGTGACAGTTAGCGAAACTGGAGCCAATAGTCTCCGTGTTGTGGTGACGGGTGAGACAGAGTTACCGAAGGTACGGGTACGACAAAGCGAAAATGGTTTGGTTCTGAGTGCAACTACATCTACAACAGCTGCAACTCAACCCCCAGCAGCACCAGCAGCACCACCTGCAAGCGAGACACAGCCACAAGTCACTACACCGCAGTCAGAAGTTCCCCCTACAGAAGGTGAAGTCCAACAGCTAACAACACAGAGAGATGAGGAATCAGAAATCGTAGTCACGGGAGAGCGAGAAACTGGCTATCGCGTTCCTAACTCCACAACAGCAACTAAGACCGATACACCCATCCGCGATGTCCCAGGAAACATTCAAGTCATTCCGCGAGAGGTGATAGAAGACCAGGGAGCAGTTCGCATCAACGACGTACTGCGTAACGTTAGCGGTGTCAATTTCTCCACAGACGCTGGCGGTCGTAGCCCCACCTATAACGTGCGGGGATTTGAGGCTATCCAATTCAAAAACGGGTTAAGAGAGGACAGACAATTTAACACTCGTACTTACCCAGAAACAGCAAATATCGAGCAAATTGAAGTGCTAAAAGGACCAGCTTCCGTCCTGTTTGGACAAGCACAACCTGGAGGAATCATTAACTTTACGACTAAAAGACCGCTACCCGAACCCTTTTACCAAATTGATTTCACGGCAGGAAGTTACGATTTCTATCGTCCGACGCTGGATTTTTCGGGTCCGCTCAACTCTGATGGTACGCTTGCTTATCGGTTGAACGCTGCTTACGAACACGCCGAAAGTTTCCGAGATTTTGTTTCAACGGAGCGGTATTTCATCGCTCCCGTAGTTTCGTGGAGAATTAGCCCCAATACCAGCTTAACTTTTGAAGGAGAGTATCTGCGCGATCGCCGACCGATTGACCGAGGTTTAGTAGCCGTTGGTGACGAAGTAGCTGACATTCCCTTGAGTCGCTTTTTGGGCGATCCCTCTTACGAGCAAGAAATGGACGAATTTCGCACTTATCTTTATCTAGACCATCGCTTCAGCGAAAATTTATCACTCAGAACTGCCTTGCGGTACACCAGTAGTAAGGAAATCTATAACTCTGTAGAAGCAAACGAACTGGAAGCAGATGACCGGACTTTACTTTTAGCTCGTTATTTTGGCGGTCAGTATTACGAGACTTATACGCTACAAAATGACTTGACTTGGAAGTTTAACACGGGAGCGATCGCGCATACGTTGTTGTTCGGTGTCGAACTCGCTAGACAGACGGGACGATACTTCGAGGATGCAACAGCGGCAGAATCCCCATCAATAGATATTTTCGATCCCGACTACGAATCTGTCTTTGATTTTCCTTTCTCACTCGAACCCGATCCTGCCTATAACGGTGGTAAGCTTTCATCAGATACGATTGCCTTTTATTTGCAAGATCAAATTGCTTTTACTGACAATCTGAAACTGGTTCTAGGCGGCAGATTTGATAGTTTTGACTCAGAAGAAAGATATCCTGGTGACCCAACATTAAACGTTGATACAGAAGCCAGCGAATTTTCACCGCGAGTTGGAATTGTTTATCAACCAATTCAACCAATTTCTCTCTATGCCAACTACAGCCGCGCTTTCATACCGCAGACTGGTAGGCTTACTGGTGGCGGTGCTGTTGAACCAGAGATTGGGGAACAATACGAAGTCGGTGTTAAAGGTGAGTTTTTGGACGGTCGGCTTGCCTCAACTTTAGCTTTTTACGATATTACCAAGAGTAACGTTCTGACTGACGATGCCAATAATCCCGATCCTGACTTTTCGATTCAGGTAGGCGAACAACAAAGTAAAGGGTTTGAATTCGATGTATCGGGAGAAATTCTACCAGGGTGGAACGTTATTGCCTCCTATGCCTACACCGACGCGGAAATTAGTGCTGATAATACTTATGTCGTTGGCAATCGCCTCAACAACGTCCCTTTTAATACTGCTAGTTTATGGACGAAATATACGATTCAAAGCGGTTCGCTAGCAGGTTTAGGATTTGGCGCTGGCATCTTTTATGTCGATAGTCGAGCAGGGGATTTGGATAACTCTTTTACAGTCCCAGATTTTACACGGGTAGATGCTGCTATTTATTACGAAAGAGACAACTTTAAAGCAGCATTAAATTTCAAGAACTTATTTGATGTCGAATATTTTGAAGGAGTACAGAGTAGAACGCAAGCAATTCCTGGTGCGCCGTTTACAGTTCAGGGAACAGTTTCGTGGCAGTTTTAA
- a CDS encoding cation diffusion facilitator family transporter translates to MLNSHSHHGHSHHGIHGCTCHTLSNYDRKIKLLWTALIAIASFAALEFGVGYWSHSLALQAESGHLLSDSFALALSLLAAWFVQRQAARGENFAHMRIEAIAAVLNGLGLVAIAVWIAIESVSRLQSPPTEILSLPMLVTAGVGLGVNGFNVFLLHDSSHHDLNVRGAFLHILADLISSIGVIVAAIAIWLMHWLWVDGAVGLFVSSLIFVSAIPLIIQSLNSIRNKVSLEQ, encoded by the coding sequence ATGCTGAATTCTCATTCTCATCACGGTCATTCTCATCATGGTATCCACGGCTGCACTTGTCATACACTAAGCAACTACGATCGCAAAATTAAATTATTATGGACGGCACTGATCGCGATCGCCAGTTTTGCCGCACTTGAGTTTGGGGTGGGCTATTGGAGTCATAGTTTAGCTTTACAAGCTGAATCCGGTCATTTGCTCTCAGATAGCTTTGCTTTGGCTTTGTCTCTGCTAGCAGCTTGGTTCGTACAGCGACAAGCAGCTAGAGGAGAAAATTTTGCCCATATGCGGATCGAAGCTATCGCCGCTGTACTCAATGGTTTGGGACTGGTAGCGATCGCAGTTTGGATTGCAATTGAATCTGTCTCTCGCCTCCAGTCTCCACCGACAGAGATCCTCAGTTTACCCATGTTGGTGACTGCTGGGGTAGGTTTGGGAGTCAATGGGTTTAATGTCTTTTTACTGCACGACAGCAGCCATCACGATCTCAACGTCCGAGGTGCTTTTCTACATATTTTGGCAGATTTAATTAGTTCGATCGGCGTAATTGTAGCAGCGATCGCAATCTGGCTCATGCATTGGTTATGGGTAGATGGCGCAGTTGGCTTATTTGTATCTAGTTTGATATTTGTTAGTGCCATTCCTTTGATTATTCAAAGTCTCAATTCAATTCGTAACAAAGTGAGTCTTGAGCAGTGA
- a CDS encoding acetamidase/formamidase family protein yields the protein MNKQKIFAIANSQLAIGIWRWNKSGQLAIAIGLGLILLVGTISISVPVIAAGRTQKILSTPANVIWGELFKPDSKPIARVKSGDRVVMETISHEGILPDQGDTVRFFAQGGIPKNPKSTISRQQILLDQLQTKAKVKKTGPGPHVITGPVYIEGAVPGDVLEIKTLDINYRSPYGAISNRHGKGALPGEYPENNAPIYSKVIAIDARREVGIFQPANNLPPIEIPLKPFIGLMGVVPANPADAANSVPPGNYGGNLDIKLLGRGSSLYLPVQVPGALFYAGDPHCAQANGEVALTAIECSLTPTFEFVLHKDMKLATPMGETKDAWIAVGLDKDLDEAMKKSVREYLQIANEKYGMTKQDALMLGSAAIDFDVSQVVDIVKGIHGTIPKQLFPTK from the coding sequence GTGAACAAGCAAAAAATATTTGCGATCGCCAATTCCCAGCTAGCGATCGGTATTTGGAGATGGAATAAATCTGGGCAGCTGGCGATCGCAATAGGTTTAGGGTTAATACTATTGGTTGGTACGATTTCAATCTCAGTTCCCGTCATCGCCGCCGGACGGACGCAAAAAATTCTTTCAACTCCCGCAAACGTGATTTGGGGAGAATTATTTAAACCGGATAGCAAGCCCATCGCCCGCGTCAAATCGGGCGATCGCGTGGTTATGGAGACAATATCTCACGAAGGTATCCTCCCAGATCAAGGAGACACCGTTCGGTTTTTCGCCCAGGGTGGCATTCCCAAAAATCCTAAAAGTACGATTTCTCGACAGCAGATCCTCTTAGACCAGCTACAAACTAAAGCCAAAGTGAAAAAGACTGGTCCCGGTCCTCACGTTATTACTGGACCAGTTTACATAGAGGGCGCAGTACCAGGCGATGTTTTGGAGATTAAGACTCTAGACATCAATTACAGATCGCCTTATGGTGCAATTTCCAATCGTCACGGCAAAGGAGCATTACCTGGCGAGTATCCTGAAAATAACGCTCCCATCTACTCCAAAGTTATCGCCATAGATGCCAGGCGGGAAGTGGGCATTTTTCAACCTGCCAACAACCTACCACCAATTGAGATCCCGTTGAAACCTTTTATCGGATTGATGGGAGTCGTGCCTGCTAACCCAGCCGATGCAGCGAATTCCGTACCACCTGGGAACTATGGTGGTAATTTGGACATCAAACTTCTAGGACGTGGTTCGAGCTTGTATTTACCCGTACAAGTTCCTGGCGCACTATTTTATGCTGGCGATCCCCATTGCGCTCAAGCAAATGGCGAAGTTGCTTTGACGGCGATCGAGTGTTCCTTAACTCCCACGTTTGAATTTGTCTTGCACAAAGATATGAAGTTAGCAACTCCAATGGGGGAAACAAAGGATGCTTGGATTGCTGTTGGATTGGACAAAGATCTGGATGAAGCCATGAAAAAATCTGTCAGAGAATACTTGCAAATTGCCAATGAGAAGTATGGCATGACAAAACAAGATGCCTTGATGCTAGGTAGTGCGGCAATTGATTTTGATGTTTCTCAGGTAGTAGATATTGTGAAAGGAATTCACGGAACGATCCCCAAGCAGTTGTTTCCTACTAAGTAA
- a CDS encoding energy transducer TonB, whose protein sequence is MGSDNVAIQQREKEARSLKTLLACSLVGSVALHVGLLYAGIDKLWQRNFTQPPKPIEVVIVNPPKKPEVKKPEPKPEPPKPKPQPRRVQQPRVRQPQRVVRQTPPPKVVRATPKPVPRAVAPKPAPPPPPVATPNPQLRSQLSNLRNERATQEKVLTGRGNPQAPAVAPRTPVAAGPRTVRQPRSETGDSEGSNTLTCRRCPEPRYPASARRRGVEGVPKVAFYVDSDGNVSNAQLVQSSGDADLDAAALRQVTRWKYNDLKRGRRVVLRVRFVLN, encoded by the coding sequence ATGGGTTCTGATAATGTTGCTATCCAGCAGCGAGAGAAAGAAGCGCGATCGCTGAAGACTCTTTTAGCTTGTAGCTTAGTTGGTTCTGTAGCTTTGCACGTTGGTCTGCTATACGCAGGTATTGATAAATTATGGCAAAGGAATTTCACCCAGCCGCCGAAACCCATTGAAGTTGTTATCGTCAATCCTCCTAAAAAACCGGAGGTCAAGAAGCCAGAACCCAAACCAGAACCACCAAAACCAAAACCACAGCCACGGCGGGTACAACAGCCCAGAGTCAGACAGCCTCAACGAGTCGTACGTCAGACACCTCCTCCAAAAGTTGTTAGGGCTACACCCAAGCCCGTACCGCGCGCTGTTGCACCGAAGCCTGCGCCTCCTCCACCTCCGGTAGCCACACCTAATCCTCAGTTAAGAAGCCAGCTATCGAATCTCAGGAACGAGAGGGCAACGCAGGAAAAAGTATTAACTGGTAGAGGTAATCCTCAAGCACCCGCTGTAGCTCCTAGAACTCCTGTAGCAGCAGGACCCCGAACTGTCAGACAACCGCGCAGCGAAACGGGTGATTCCGAAGGTTCCAACACTCTAACTTGTCGCCGTTGTCCTGAACCCAGGTATCCAGCCAGTGCTAGAAGGCGGGGAGTAGAGGGGGTTCCCAAAGTTGCTTTCTATGTAGATTCGGATGGGAATGTGAGCAACGCGCAGTTAGTGCAGTCTAGCGGTGATGCAGACCTAGATGCAGCGGCACTTAGGCAGGTAACTCGTTGGAAATATAACGATCTCAAAAGGGGAAGACGTGTCGTGCTAAGAGTGCGTTTCGTCCTCAACTAA
- the xth gene encoding exodeoxyribonuclease III encodes MKIATWNVNSVRTRLEQVIDWLRQTPVDVLCLQETKVVDADFPRSPFEHLGYYVYASGQKSYNGVAILSQQPLQDVSTGFAPLLVESGIVEAELLAALDEQKRVIAGTLDRVRIVNLYVPNGAAVGSEKYEYKLGWLKVLREYLRSQLLVSPVMCVCGDFNIAPDERDLHDPDKLTGQIMASELERQALQEILALGFADAFRKFITEGGHYSWWDYRTAAFRRNLGWRIDHLYLSPQLYQQAIACWIDPAPRKLPKPSDHTPVVVEF; translated from the coding sequence ATGAAGATTGCCACTTGGAATGTGAACTCGGTTCGTACCCGCCTAGAGCAGGTGATTGATTGGTTAAGACAAACTCCAGTAGATGTACTGTGTTTACAAGAAACCAAAGTCGTAGATGCAGATTTTCCGCGATCGCCCTTCGAGCATCTAGGTTATTATGTATACGCTTCTGGGCAAAAGTCCTATAACGGCGTTGCTATCCTCAGTCAACAGCCGTTACAAGACGTAAGTACTGGGTTTGCACCACTGTTAGTAGAGAGCGGTATTGTAGAAGCTGAGTTACTCGCAGCTTTAGACGAACAGAAGCGAGTAATTGCAGGTACGCTCGATCGCGTCCGCATCGTCAATCTTTACGTCCCTAATGGTGCGGCAGTAGGCAGCGAGAAATATGAATACAAATTAGGCTGGTTAAAAGTACTGCGAGAATATCTGCGATCGCAGTTGCTCGTTTCTCCGGTGATGTGTGTTTGCGGTGATTTTAATATTGCTCCCGACGAGCGAGATCTGCACGATCCAGACAAGCTGACAGGTCAAATTATGGCATCAGAACTAGAACGTCAAGCCTTGCAGGAGATTTTAGCACTAGGGTTTGCCGATGCCTTTCGCAAATTTATCACAGAAGGCGGACACTATAGCTGGTGGGACTATCGCACCGCAGCATTCCGCCGCAATTTAGGTTGGCGGATCGATCATCTATACTTATCGCCACAATTGTACCAGCAGGCGATCGCTTGTTGGATCGATCCCGCACCGCGAAAGCTACCCAAGCCTAGCGACCATACACCAGTTGTTGTGGAATTTTAG